CGCTGAAGAAAAAGCATTCAATTTACTTGAAAAAATAGAAGAATATGACGACGTACAAAACGTCTACACCAATATCGGATAAATGAGTACCTTTATGACCCAAAGTATGACCGGATTTTCATCTGAAATTGTTGAAATTGCCATAAACAGCACAGAAAAACTTTCACTTTCGTTGCATTTAAAATCTCTAAATTCTAGATATTTTGAAGCAACTTGCAAATTGCCTTACATCATCAACAATTTAGAAGTGCTAATTCATCGTATTTTGAAAAAAAAATTAGAACGTGGTCACGTCTATCTCACGATAAAGGTACAACAAGATTCAACAAAGCATTCTGTAATTCCATCATTGACGACAATCTCTGGATACATGGATGCTATCAAAACAATCCAAAAAACTTGTAATCTCAAAGAAGAAGTGTCTCTTGCGACACTTCTTCAGCTTCCAAATATTTTGCACGTTGAAGAAGAAATCCTAAACAGCAAAACAGAAGAAAAGATCTTAGCCGCAATTGAAAACCTTGCTGATAGCTTAATTGTTACTCGCAAAACAGAAGGTAAAATTTTAGCTGATGATATTAATTCTCATGTCAAAGAAATTGCAAAAAAATTAGTTTTAATAAAAAAAGCATCCTTAAAAGCTATTGTCATTAAGAAAAAAGAGCTTGAAGAGCTCATTACAAAATTACAGCTGTCTGTAAATCAAGAACTTTCTGTTGATAACTGTTTACTTGAAAATCAAAAAATCACTCTTCTGGCAGAACTTGAAAAAATTGACATCAATGAAGAAACAGTTCGAGCAGCATCACATGTAAAAAGCATTATTCAACTTCTTGAACAAGATGCTCTCTCTAAGGGCAAAAAGCTTGATTTTACGATGCAAGAATTAAATCGCGAAACCAACACGATTGCATCAAAGTGCTCACAAATATCTATCAGCTCGCTTACCATTGATATAAAAGCTGACCTAGAAAAAGCTCGCGAGCAAGCACAAAATATTTTATAACAACTTGGCACTTTTAAACGTAACTGTGATATGACAAAACATTTTACCCACATACATCTTCACACGGAATATTCGCTGCTCGATGGAGCGATAACGCTTCCAAAGCTTGTTGATCATGCCAAAAAGCAAGGACTAAAGGCTCTTGCTATAACAGATCATGGAAATATTTTTGGTGCTGTAAAATTTTTCCAACTTTGTAAAAAAGCTGGCATCAAACCTATTCTTGGCATGGAAGCTTATATCACAGAAGACGTTGATCAACGCTCTGTTGATAAAAAATATTATCATCTTATCATTTTAGTCCAAAACGATATTGGTTATAAAAACCTATGCAAACTCATAGCTTTTTCATACCAAAAAGGTTTTTACTTTAAACCTAGAATTGATTACGACATGCTTGATAAGCACAGCGAAGGGCTTATTGTCACGAGTGCTTGTTTGGGCGGTCATATTCCGCAACTGTTAAAAAATGGCCAAGATGAACTTGCATTAAAACAGATTAATTGGTTTCTTGATCGATTTGGAAGAGATCGTTTTTATCTTGAAGTGCAACCAGAAGACCAAGAAGAACAAGTAGTCATGAACAAAAAACTTTTTGAACTTGGCAAAAGGTTAGACATTGGCATGGTAGCTACAACAGATTGTCACTATCTTGGACTTGAAGATCATGAAGCGCATGAAACAATGCTTGCAATTGGTACAGGAAAACGCTTTGACGACCCTACTCGCTTTAGCTTTAAAGAATGTCGTGCCTACATGAGATCAGAAACAGAAATGCTTTCTATCTTTAAAGATAATCCTGATGCTGTCTACAATTCTGGCAAGATCGCAGATATGTGCAACTTTGAATTTGAAACAAATAAATTATTTTTCCCACAATTTAAAACCCCTGAAAATCTAACGCCTGAACAGCACTTTCAAAATTTATGTCGTGATGGACTTGAAACTTTAGCTAAAAAAAATAGATTTCCTATCGAAGAAAAACAAAAATACATAGACCGACTTGAACTTGAGATGAATCTTATTATTGAAATGGGATTTGTTGGATATTTTTTAATTGTAAGTGATTTTATCATGTGGGCTCGGCGTAATGATATCCCTGTTGGCCCTGGTCGTGGTTCTGCAGCAGGAGCGCTGGTTGCATGGTGTTTAGAAATTACAAATATTGATCCGCTCAAATACAATTTACTTTTTGAACGTTTTTTAAATCCTGAACGTGTCAGTATGCCAGATATCGATATCGATTTTTGTATTGAAGGCCGTGAAACGGTTATTAATTATATTAAAGACAAATATGGACACGATAAAGTGTGCCAAATTATTACCTTTGGGACTATGCTTGCAAAAGGCGTAATCAAAGATGTAGCTCGTGCTCTTGGACTACCCTTTGAAGAATCAAACATGATTACGGCACTTGTTCCAGACCAATTAAAAATTTCTCTAAAAGAAGCTTTGGACCAAGAACCAAAACTTAAAGAACTTATTGCTAACAATCCAACTATAAAACATATTTTTGACATAGCATTCAAACTTGAAGGCGTCACTCGTCATGCATCAAAACACGCGGCTGGAATTGTCATCACTCCTGAACCCACCCATGAGATGCTTCCTATTTTTATTCCACCAAAAGATGATTCTATTGTTGCGCAGTATGCGATGACAGAACTTGAAAGCATCGGTTTTTTAAAAATCGATCTTTTGGGACTAAAAAACTTAACTCTGGTTAAAAACACACTCAATTCAATTAAAAAGCACAAAAACATTATCATCGACATTGATCACATTCCATTAGATGACATAAAAACATTTGAATTAATTCAAGCCGGTAAAACATCTGGTGTCTTTCAATTAGAGTCTGATGGATTAAAAGAAGTTTTAAGAAAATTAAAGCCTGATAAGTTTGAAGATATTATTGCAGTTAACGCACTTTATCGCCCTGGACCA
The sequence above is a segment of the Candidatus Dependentiae bacterium genome. Coding sequences within it:
- a CDS encoding YicC family protein codes for the protein MTQSMTGFSSEIVEIAINSTEKLSLSLHLKSLNSRYFEATCKLPYIINNLEVLIHRILKKKLERGHVYLTIKVQQDSTKHSVIPSLTTISGYMDAIKTIQKTCNLKEEVSLATLLQLPNILHVEEEILNSKTEEKILAAIENLADSLIVTRKTEGKILADDINSHVKEIAKKLVLIKKASLKAIVIKKKELEELITKLQLSVNQELSVDNCLLENQKITLLAELEKIDINEETVRAASHVKSIIQLLEQDALSKGKKLDFTMQELNRETNTIASKCSQISISSLTIDIKADLEKAREQAQNIL
- the dnaE gene encoding DNA polymerase III subunit alpha, coding for MTKHFTHIHLHTEYSLLDGAITLPKLVDHAKKQGLKALAITDHGNIFGAVKFFQLCKKAGIKPILGMEAYITEDVDQRSVDKKYYHLIILVQNDIGYKNLCKLIAFSYQKGFYFKPRIDYDMLDKHSEGLIVTSACLGGHIPQLLKNGQDELALKQINWFLDRFGRDRFYLEVQPEDQEEQVVMNKKLFELGKRLDIGMVATTDCHYLGLEDHEAHETMLAIGTGKRFDDPTRFSFKECRAYMRSETEMLSIFKDNPDAVYNSGKIADMCNFEFETNKLFFPQFKTPENLTPEQHFQNLCRDGLETLAKKNRFPIEEKQKYIDRLELEMNLIIEMGFVGYFLIVSDFIMWARRNDIPVGPGRGSAAGALVAWCLEITNIDPLKYNLLFERFLNPERVSMPDIDIDFCIEGRETVINYIKDKYGHDKVCQIITFGTMLAKGVIKDVARALGLPFEESNMITALVPDQLKISLKEALDQEPKLKELIANNPTIKHIFDIAFKLEGVTRHASKHAAGIVITPEPTHEMLPIFIPPKDDSIVAQYAMTELESIGFLKIDLLGLKNLTLVKNTLNSIKKHKNIIIDIDHIPLDDIKTFELIQAGKTSGVFQLESDGLKEVLRKLKPDKFEDIIAVNALYRPGPLNSGMVDDYILRRHGKQKIDYFFDELKDVLEETYGVIVYQEQVMKIASVIGGYSLGEADILRRAMGKKKADVMAEQKKLFVERADGKGFNHKKSDALFELMAYFAGYGFNKSHSAAYALIAYQTAYLKANYPCEFASCLISLESGNAEKMAFYLKEARDMGIDLLPPSINNSQVDFSIVGDKILFGLQGIKNIGLASLQNIIAQREKSGPFKDILNLCERIDLRTSNKRVLENLISAGALDELSGNRAQKFNELAHIIEEALEIKEHKLTGQMQLFGSSKSTTEQGQAYSFAAKPEWSNKEKLEKEKEVLGFYISSHPLQTHEKQLDWIPTKTINEILEQLKTMPANVEQEPTVITCGLLIQKKIISTKKGDKMAFVQIEDLHNHAEIIIFPRLFKVIEPWLQDYSIFVVKGSLDIAAQSTCKIKANQMVPLELIFQEWDKINQVTLQLPDDATLAHIEMIKKIEGGKIPLRMQYQENGKTIKITTKKMISLNLDLVSQLEDINISGTLDL